A single window of Coffea eugenioides isolate CCC68of chromosome 7, Ceug_1.0, whole genome shotgun sequence DNA harbors:
- the LOC113778759 gene encoding monothiol glutaredoxin-S2-like, translating into MEAVRRLGSEKPVVIFSKSNCCISHAIRMLLCSFGANPTVYELDQHPKGREIENALLALGCHPSVPAVFIGKLFVGGSNEVMSLNIQGKLKPLLIEAKAIWM; encoded by the coding sequence ATGGAAGCAGTGAGGAGATTGGGGTCAGAAAAGCCAGTGGTGATCTTCAGCAAGAGCAATTGCTGCATTTCACATGCTATTAGGATGTTGTTATGCAGCTTTGGCGCGAACCCTACTGTTTATGAGCTTGATCAACATCCTAAAGGAAGGGAAATTGAGAATGCATTGCTAGCATTAGGATGCCATCCAAGTGTTCCTGCTGTTTTCATAGGGAAACTATTTGTTGGTGGTTCCAATGAGGTTATGAGCCTCAATATTCAAGGCAAGCTGAAGCCATTGCTTATCGAGGCAAAGGCTATATGGATGTAA
- the LOC113776851 gene encoding F-box protein CPR1-like produces the protein MANSLPEDALAEILVKLPVKTLLRFCCVSKTWFALINSPYFEDKHLKYLHSKNRKVVLVKRFIKNEFKTLLSFHSHDEDESLPSVAPNIELPSWNRYSFDIYGACNGIVCFSDLSEIHLCNPATRQFLTLPPSLRFDPPKGFKSVSPHALGFGFDPSTQDYKVVKLYKLYPKSRSNYSYLGMVMGVQIYKLCTNSWRKVDLILPQVVNIYPPCFPATVNGCFHWDASDIDPESGSVMRNILSFNMCTEVFRKIEYPSDARQPHVRPDVFVLDGDLAAISIKFPYLPFSSLLYEETMDIWVMMEYGVKESWIKKFSLQTPMAGLNLPLSSWNDDKLLLLQRVGEDGCLISRSLRDNSQAIMKYDIFGTELTLRAIVYQETLVSLSARGDGLSWRNMDDQPGESESY, from the coding sequence ATGGCGAATTCGTTGCCGGAGGATGCCCTGGCAGAAATCCTCGTGAAACTGCCCGTCAAGACATTGTTGAGATTCTGCTGCGTCTCTAAAACATGGTTCGCTTTGATCAACAGCCCTTATTTTGAAGACAAGCATCTGAAATACTTACACAGCAAGAATCGCAAAGTCGTCCTCGTCAAGCGGTTCATCAAGAACGAATTCAAAACCCTGTTATCATTCCATTCTCACGATGAAGATGAATCTCTCCCCAGTGTTGCCCCTAATATAGAGCTACCTTCGTGGAATCGTTACTCATTCGACATATATGGAGCGTGCAATGGCATCGTTTGCTTCTCGGATCTCTCCGAAATTCATCTGTGTAATCCTGCAACACGCCAATTCCTGACACTTCCTCCAAGCCTCCGCTTTGATCCACCAAAAGGGTTCAAATCGGTCAGTCCACATGCTTTAGGGTTTGGCTTTGATCCATCCACCCAAGATTACAAGGTAGTCAAGCTATATAAACTTTATCCAAAATCAAGAAGTAATTATTCTTATTTGGGGATGGTGATGGGAGTTCAAATATACAAGCTCTGTACAAATTCTTGGAGAAAGGTTGATCTTATCCTTCCACAAGTAGTGAACATTTATCCCCCATGTTTCCCTGCCACAGTCAATGGATGCTTTCACTGGGATGCATCTGACATCGACCCTGAGTCGGGGTCGGTCATGAGAAATATCCTTTCTTTCAACATGTGCACTGAGGTTTTTAGAAAGATAGAATATCCCTCTGATGCGCGACAGCCGCATGTAAGACCGGATGTTTTCGTCTTGGATGGGGATCTTGCTGCTATCTCGATCAAATTCCCTTACCTGCCATTTTCCTCACTCTTGTATGAGGAAACCATGGATATATGGGTGATGATGGAGTATGGCGTCAAAGAGTCTTGGATCAAGAAATTTTCCTTACAAACCCCCATGGCTGGACTTAATTTACCATTATCCTCTTGGAATGATGATAAGCTGCTTTTGCTGCAAAGGGTTGGTGAGGATGGATGTTTGATTTCTCGCTCTCTGCGTGATAACAGCCAAGCAATCATGAAATATGACATTTTTGGGACTGAACTTACCCTAAGAGCCATTGTGTATCAGGAAACATTGGTTTCTCTCAGCGCAAGAGGTGATGGATTATCATGGCGGAATATGGATGATCAGCCAGGAGAAAGTGAAAGCTACTGA
- the LOC113778696 gene encoding monothiol glutaredoxin-S6-like, translated as METVRRLGSEKPVVIFSKSNCCISHAIKVLISSFGANPTVYELDHHPKGREIENALLTLGCNPSVPAVFIGKLFVGGSNEVMSLNVRGKLKPLLIEANAIWM; from the coding sequence ATGGAAACAGTGAGGAGGTTGGGATCAGAAAAACCAGTGGTGATCTTCAGCAAGAGCAACTGCTGCATTTCCCATGCTATCAAGGTGCTGATAAGCAGCTTCGGGGCGAATCCTACGGTTTATGAGCTTGATCATCACCCCAAAGGAAGGGAAATTGAGAATGCATTGCTAACATTAGGATGTAATCCAAGTGTTCCTGCTGTATTCATAGGGAAGCTATTTGTTGGTGGCTCCAATGAGGTTATGAGCCTAAATGTTCGAGGCAAGTTGAAGCCATTGCTTATCGAGGCCAACGCTATATGGATGTGA
- the LOC113778681 gene encoding monothiol glutaredoxin-S6-like → METVRKLGSEKPVVIFSKSNCCISHAIKILISSFGANPTVYELDQLPKGREVENALLTLGCNPSVPAVFIGKIFVGGSNEVMSLNVKGKLKPLLIEANAIWM, encoded by the coding sequence ATGGAAACAGTGAGGAAATTGGGGTCAGAAAAGCCAGTGGTGATCTTCAGCAAGAGCAACTGCTGCATTTCCCATGCTATCAAGATTCTGATAAGCAGCTTTGGCGCGAACCCTACGGTTTATGAGCTTGATCAACTTCCAAAAGGAAGAGAAGTTGAGAATGCATTGCTAACATTAGGATGTAATCCTAGTGTTCCTGCTGTTTTCATAGGTAAGATTTTTGTTGGTGGTTCCAATGAGGTTATGAGCCTCAATGTTAAGGGCAAGTTGAAGCCACTGCTTATCGAAGCCAACGCTATATGGATGTGA